From the Winogradskyella forsetii genome, the window TTGATTCCAACTTTATCGGAAATAGGTTTGCGACATTGAGTTTTTCAATGTTAATTGAATTGTCAATTAATTCCTATCCTCCAGCAAGACATGAACTAAGCAATTTCAATGACTTACATAACTGTTATTAACTGTTAGAATCCGATTAAAATAATTTGTATTCGATTAGAGCATTCTTATTGTCGGGTTTTTGAAAAGTTTTGAAACTATGAAAATTTGTTTTTTTTCGTACAGATTATGAATTATTAAAAGGCATAATAATTATCATTCTGTTTCTTAGTTAGTTAGAATTTAGTCTATGTTCCCTGCCTCGCCGTCAGGCAGGTTGATTCTAGAAGCGCAGCGGTCTTTTGTCTTTTATCGGACAACATTGAATATTATCACTAAATTTGAAACCAAAAACAAAACACATTGTTTTCAAAAGAAGAATCTAGACAACTCAGACAAGAATTTTGGACCAGCTTCGGAAAGTCATTTCCACGTAAATGGCTTTTATATGATACCAAAATCAAAGGCGTGGCTTTCAAGTTTCATTTCGATACCAAGCAAGCCTTAATCGCTTTAGACCTTGAAGACGTCCCGAAAGCTATCGGGATGGAAAACCGCATTAACTGTTGGGAAAAGTTAGTGGCCTTAAAGGGCATATTTAAAAGCGAATTCTTACCAGAAGCCATTTACGAAGAAGAATATTTCTTAGAAAACGGTAAAGAAATCTCACGCATCTATTTAGCGTTAGACCAAAACGTATCTATACACAACAAAAATACCTGGCGCGATGTGATGGAATTCTTTAACAAAAACATGA encodes:
- a CDS encoding DUF4268 domain-containing protein: MFSKEESRQLRQEFWTSFGKSFPRKWLLYDTKIKGVAFKFHFDTKQALIALDLEDVPKAIGMENRINCWEKLVALKGIFKSEFLPEAIYEEEYFLENGKEISRIYLALDQNVSIHNKNTWRDVMEFFNKNMSLFEAFFEEYKDLIKG